A stretch of the Psychroserpens sp. Hel_I_66 genome encodes the following:
- the rodA gene encoding rod shape-determining protein RodA, which produces MHSREQQRKFGFDWITIILFLLLIGFGWINIMSASHEGDIVNYFDMSQLYGKQAVFIGLTFVLIVLILSVEAKFYERFASVIYIFAMLALVGLFFFGKDINGARSWYGIGSMTLQPSEFAKFATALALAKYMSDLQTDMNTMKDQLRAVGIIILPAVLILLQNDAGSTIVYASFFFVFYREGLQQIYLAIAISAIILAVLALKFGILITAMAAALIIVGTYFFRRKKRTSIIQYIVILLVCVSFSAGVRMFYEHVLKPHQQNRISLWLRLEKDPIKLEKMKKEEAYNLIQSEQAISSGGLTGKGFMQGTRTTGKFVPEQETDYIFSTVGEEWGFLGSTLVVILFMSLIIRVLFLAESQKSQFSRVYGYGVASILFIHFTINTGMVMGLIPTVGIPLPFFSYGGSGLWGFTILLFIFVKLDSNKINEW; this is translated from the coding sequence ATGCATAGCAGAGAGCAGCAAAGAAAATTTGGGTTTGACTGGATTACAATTATTTTATTTTTACTTCTAATTGGTTTTGGCTGGATCAATATCATGTCTGCATCCCACGAGGGCGATATTGTAAACTATTTCGACATGAGTCAATTGTACGGTAAACAGGCTGTATTTATTGGCCTAACGTTCGTACTCATTGTTCTCATTCTGTCGGTTGAAGCCAAATTTTATGAACGTTTTGCGAGTGTGATTTATATCTTCGCTATGTTGGCTCTCGTTGGTTTATTTTTCTTCGGAAAAGATATCAATGGCGCTAGATCATGGTATGGTATAGGAAGTATGACGCTTCAGCCCAGTGAGTTTGCAAAATTTGCCACCGCTTTGGCGCTCGCCAAATATATGAGCGATTTGCAAACCGATATGAATACCATGAAGGATCAATTAAGGGCAGTTGGTATTATTATATTACCTGCTGTTTTAATATTACTTCAAAATGATGCAGGAAGCACAATTGTCTATGCTTCTTTTTTCTTTGTTTTTTATAGAGAAGGCCTTCAACAAATTTATTTAGCTATTGCAATATCTGCTATTATTTTGGCGGTACTTGCCCTAAAATTTGGAATATTGATAACAGCAATGGCTGCTGCATTGATAATTGTTGGGACTTACTTTTTCCGAAGAAAAAAGCGTACCTCAATAATTCAATACATAGTCATATTACTGGTTTGCGTGTCATTTTCTGCTGGTGTAAGAATGTTTTACGAACATGTATTAAAACCTCACCAACAAAATAGAATTAGTCTTTGGTTGCGCTTGGAAAAAGATCCAATCAAACTTGAGAAAATGAAAAAGGAGGAGGCGTACAACCTCATCCAGTCTGAGCAAGCAATTAGCTCTGGAGGATTGACTGGTAAAGGTTTTATGCAAGGCACAAGAACAACAGGCAAATTCGTACCAGAACAAGAAACCGATTATATTTTTAGTACCGTTGGGGAAGAATGGGGATTTTTAGGAAGTACTTTAGTGGTCATTTTATTTATGAGCCTGATCATAAGAGTTCTCTTTTTGGCGGAATCGCAGAAGTCGCAATTTAGTCGTGTTTATGGGTATGGCGTCGCCTCTATTTTATTTATTCATTTTACGATAAATACAGGAATGGTGATGGGATTGATCCCAACAGTTGGGATTCCTCTACCCTTTTTTAGTTATGGAGGTTCCGGACTTTGGGGCTTTACTATTTTACTTTTCATTTTTGTGAAGTTGGATAGTAATAAGATTAATGAGTGGTAA
- a CDS encoding DUF1573 domain-containing protein: MKKLVAILCVAFLSFGAFAQEKVAKIEFKSDVIDYGTIEKGSDGVRTFEFINTGNAPLIISNVKSTCGCTVPKKPDGPILPGETGKIEVKYDTNRVNPIRKTITVTSNADTPTVALKIKGLVVDPSKTSVLEKTSKSVMEQ; encoded by the coding sequence ATGAAAAAATTAGTAGCAATTTTATGTGTGGCTTTTTTAAGCTTTGGAGCATTTGCTCAAGAAAAAGTAGCAAAAATAGAATTTAAAAGCGATGTTATAGACTACGGAACTATCGAGAAAGGCTCTGATGGCGTAAGAACATTTGAATTTATCAATACTGGTAATGCACCTTTAATCATATCCAACGTGAAGTCAACTTGTGGTTGTACTGTGCCTAAAAAACCAGATGGACCAATTTTACCTGGTGAAACTGGAAAAATTGAAGTTAAGTATGATACTAATAGAGTAAATCCTATTAGAAAAACAATTACTGTTACATCTAATGCAGATACACCAACAGTAGCTTTAAAAATAAAAGGTTTAGTTGTAGATCCTAGCAAAACTAGTGTTTTAGAAAAAACTAGTAAAAGTGTAATGGAGCAATAA
- a CDS encoding valine--tRNA ligase produces the protein MEIPSKYSAQSVESKWYDYWMSHNYFHSTPDEREPYTIVIPPPNVTGILHMGHMLNNTIQDVLIRRARLQGKNACWVPGTDHASIATEAKVVAKLKAQGIDKNNLSREEFLKHAWDWTEEYGGVILEQLKKLGCSCDWDRTKFTMDDDMSEAVIKVFVDLHNKGLIYRGYRMVNWDPEAKTTLSDEEVVHVEKQGLLYYLEYKIEGSDEKLTIATTRPETIFGDTAICINPTDERFKHLQGKKAIVPICGRIIPIIEDEYVDLEFGTGCLKVTPAHDENDKVLGDKHDLEVIDIFNDDASLNSFGMHYEGQDRFVVRKAITKELEASGVLIKTENHVNKVGTSERTKAVIEPRLSDQWFLKMEDLAKPAIDAVLKNGDVKLFPKKFENTYRHWMENIRDWNISRQLLWGQQIPAYFYGDGKEDYVVAENIEEAVKLARKATNNENLKAENLRQDTDALDTWFSSWLWPMSVFDGIRNPENEEIKYYYPTNDLVTGPDILFFWVARMIIAGYEYRDERPFENVYLTGLVRDKQRRKMSKSLGNSPDALKLIEDYGADGVRVGLLLSSAAGNDLMFDEELCQQGKQFANKIWNAFRLVQGWEVDKTIDQPKSSAIALEWFESKFQQTLLEIEDHFSKYRLSDALMATYKLIWDDFASWLLEIIKPAYQQPIDAKTLESTNAIFENILKILHPFMPFLTEEIWHYIKERSPEEALIISTWPKANPINEELISEFDFASEVITGIRNIRTQKNIAFKDAIGFSVVNNEKVATTFDEVIAKLGNLESFEYVTEPVEGALTYRVKSNEYFIPMEGSIDVEAEIKKLTEELNYTEGFLKSVQKKLSNERFVAGAPEQVVAAEKNKEADALAKIETIKSSLESLK, from the coding sequence ATGGAAATTCCATCAAAATATTCAGCGCAATCAGTAGAAAGTAAATGGTACGATTACTGGATGTCACATAATTATTTTCATTCAACTCCAGATGAGAGAGAACCATATACAATTGTAATTCCGCCACCAAACGTAACCGGAATCTTGCATATGGGGCATATGTTGAATAATACTATTCAAGATGTATTAATTCGTCGTGCGCGTTTACAGGGTAAAAACGCCTGTTGGGTTCCCGGTACAGATCATGCTTCTATTGCTACAGAAGCAAAGGTAGTCGCAAAATTGAAAGCTCAAGGCATTGATAAAAACAATCTATCTCGTGAAGAATTTCTAAAACACGCTTGGGATTGGACCGAAGAATATGGAGGCGTTATTTTAGAACAACTAAAAAAATTAGGCTGTTCATGTGATTGGGATCGTACCAAGTTTACGATGGATGATGATATGAGTGAAGCTGTAATCAAGGTGTTTGTCGATTTACACAACAAAGGTTTGATTTACAGAGGCTACCGCATGGTTAATTGGGATCCTGAGGCTAAAACAACATTGTCTGATGAAGAAGTAGTTCATGTTGAAAAACAAGGGTTATTGTATTATTTAGAATATAAAATAGAAGGTAGCGATGAAAAGTTAACCATTGCGACCACACGTCCAGAAACCATTTTTGGCGATACAGCCATCTGTATCAATCCAACAGATGAGCGTTTTAAGCACTTACAGGGTAAAAAAGCGATTGTTCCTATCTGCGGAAGGATTATTCCAATTATCGAAGATGAATATGTTGATTTAGAATTTGGGACAGGCTGCCTAAAAGTAACACCTGCTCATGACGAAAATGACAAAGTTTTAGGAGATAAGCATGATCTCGAAGTGATCGATATCTTTAATGATGATGCGAGTTTGAATAGCTTCGGAATGCATTATGAGGGACAAGATCGTTTTGTCGTTAGAAAAGCAATTACAAAAGAGCTGGAAGCTTCTGGAGTTTTAATAAAAACCGAAAATCATGTTAATAAAGTAGGAACGTCAGAACGTACAAAAGCAGTCATTGAACCGCGATTGAGCGATCAATGGTTCCTTAAAATGGAAGATTTGGCTAAGCCTGCAATTGATGCAGTGTTAAAAAATGGTGACGTAAAACTGTTTCCGAAGAAATTTGAAAATACTTATAGACACTGGATGGAGAATATTCGCGACTGGAATATCTCACGACAATTACTTTGGGGACAACAAATTCCTGCGTATTTCTATGGCGACGGAAAAGAAGATTATGTTGTTGCTGAAAATATTGAGGAAGCAGTAAAACTTGCAAGAAAAGCAACCAATAACGAAAATTTAAAAGCAGAGAATCTTCGTCAAGATACCGATGCTTTAGACACTTGGTTCTCTTCATGGCTTTGGCCAATGAGTGTTTTTGACGGAATTAGAAATCCGGAAAACGAAGAAATCAAATATTACTATCCAACCAATGATCTAGTTACAGGTCCAGATATTTTATTCTTTTGGGTAGCACGTATGATAATTGCAGGTTACGAATATAGAGACGAAAGACCTTTTGAAAATGTATATCTCACAGGATTAGTTAGGGATAAGCAAAGACGAAAAATGTCTAAATCACTAGGAAATTCTCCAGATGCCTTAAAATTGATTGAAGATTATGGCGCAGATGGTGTTCGTGTTGGTTTATTGCTGAGTTCTGCAGCAGGAAATGATTTAATGTTTGATGAAGAATTATGCCAGCAAGGAAAACAGTTTGCTAACAAAATATGGAATGCCTTTAGATTGGTTCAAGGTTGGGAAGTAGATAAAACAATCGATCAACCTAAATCAAGCGCCATAGCTCTAGAGTGGTTTGAATCTAAATTTCAGCAAACACTATTAGAAATCGAAGACCACTTTAGTAAATATAGATTAAGTGATGCTTTAATGGCAACTTATAAATTAATTTGGGATGATTTTGCATCATGGCTATTAGAAATTATCAAACCCGCTTACCAGCAGCCTATTGATGCAAAAACTTTAGAAAGTACAAACGCGATTTTTGAAAATATTCTCAAAATATTACATCCGTTTATGCCTTTCTTAACTGAAGAGATTTGGCATTACATCAAAGAACGTAGTCCAGAAGAAGCATTGATTATTTCGACTTGGCCAAAAGCTAACCCGATTAATGAAGAATTGATTTCAGAATTTGATTTTGCTTCGGAAGTGATTACTGGTATTAGAAACATTAGAACTCAAAAAAATATCGCATTTAAGGATGCGATAGGATTTTCAGTAGTAAACAACGAAAAGGTAGCGACTACTTTTGATGAAGTTATTGCTAAGTTGGGTAATCTAGAGAGTTTTGAATATGTTACAGAACCTGTTGAAGGAGCACTTACCTATCGCGTAAAGTCTAACGAATATTTTATCCCAATGGAAGGAAGTATCGACGTAGAGGCAGAAATAAAAAAATTAACCGAAGAGTTAAATTATACTGAAGGTTTTTTAAAGTCTGTACAAAAGAAATTGTCAAATGAACGTTTTGTAGCTGGAGCACCAGAGCAAGTTGTAGCAGCAGAAAAGAATAAGGAAGCAGATGCTTTAGCTAAGATTGAAACTATTAAATCAAGTTTGGAGAGTTTAAAATAA
- a CDS encoding aspartyl protease family protein, translating into MNFNKKTSLLICVLLLGISFSFGQGRFNLIDKKYDKIKFELINNLIVLPIEINGVELSFLLDTGVSKPILFNIANTDSLQMNNVETIFLRGLGAGETVKALRSKGNFLKIGDAINVNQELYVVFDQEINFTPSLGVPVHGIIGYSLFKDFIVEINYRSKYLKLNNREDYSYKSCKKCESFNLSFHNNKPYVDAKVTLGKQELPVRLLIDTGSSDALWLFEDDDLGISSKINNYFYDFLGRGLSGNVHGKRSKIGAFQIGSFVLNEVNTAFPDSSAIMQARRIEDRNGSLSAEILKRFNIIFDYEKAKMTLKKNSNFKSEFRYNRSGIVLEQRGFRVVQEVFEKKRLDNYGRSNDDNIVINSTKTYQMGLKPAYTVIEVREGSPAQKAGLLAGDMVISINGKQSYELKLQEVTNYFRGKIGKTIKLKIQRENQIIAAEFKLEDVFKKKEPQN; encoded by the coding sequence ATGAATTTCAATAAAAAAACTAGCCTTTTAATTTGTGTTCTACTTTTGGGTATTTCGTTTTCATTTGGACAAGGACGATTTAATTTGATTGATAAAAAGTATGACAAGATTAAATTCGAATTGATTAATAACCTTATTGTCTTACCAATAGAAATTAATGGAGTTGAGTTATCTTTTCTTTTAGACACTGGTGTAAGTAAGCCTATCCTGTTTAATATAGCCAATACAGACTCTCTTCAAATGAATAATGTTGAGACCATTTTCCTGCGTGGTCTGGGCGCTGGTGAAACTGTAAAAGCACTTAGGTCTAAAGGGAATTTCTTAAAAATAGGAGATGCAATTAATGTGAATCAAGAACTCTACGTGGTTTTTGATCAAGAAATTAATTTTACCCCAAGTTTAGGTGTGCCAGTGCATGGCATTATAGGCTATAGCTTGTTCAAGGATTTTATAGTGGAAATAAATTACAGGTCCAAATATTTAAAATTGAATAATAGAGAAGACTACAGTTATAAATCCTGTAAAAAATGTGAGTCATTTAACCTTTCCTTTCATAATAATAAACCATATGTAGACGCTAAGGTAACTCTAGGAAAACAAGAATTGCCAGTTCGGCTTCTTATAGATACAGGAAGTAGCGATGCCTTATGGTTGTTCGAGGATGATGATTTGGGGATATCGTCTAAAATCAATAATTATTTTTATGATTTTCTAGGCAGAGGCTTGAGTGGCAACGTACATGGTAAAAGGTCTAAAATTGGTGCTTTTCAAATTGGAAGTTTTGTTTTGAATGAGGTTAATACAGCTTTTCCGGACTCATCTGCTATCATGCAAGCTAGAAGAATTGAAGATAGAAATGGGAGTTTATCTGCGGAAATTCTAAAACGCTTTAATATCATTTTCGATTATGAAAAGGCCAAGATGACATTAAAAAAGAACAGTAATTTCAAGTCAGAATTTAGATATAATAGAAGCGGTATCGTTTTAGAGCAACGTGGCTTTAGAGTAGTACAAGAGGTTTTTGAGAAAAAGAGATTAGATAATTATGGTCGTTCAAACGACGATAATATTGTTATAAATTCTACAAAAACTTACCAAATGGGACTAAAACCAGCCTATACAGTCATTGAGGTAAGAGAAGGTTCTCCAGCACAAAAAGCAGGATTGTTAGCAGGAGATATGGTGATTTCTATTAATGGTAAACAATCATACGAGTTAAAACTACAAGAGGTCACAAATTATTTTAGAGGGAAAATAGGTAAAACGATTAAGCTTAAAATTCAGCGAGAAAACCAAATTATTGCTGCTGAATTTAAATTAGAAGATGTATTCAAAAAAAAAGAACCCCAAAATTAA